A stretch of DNA from Acropora palmata chromosome 12, jaAcrPala1.3, whole genome shotgun sequence:
ttcttttaagcttactctcttttgtctgaaaagtacgtaacaaacactgtggaaagcaagcaaggcattcttatttagaactcaacatgaatgtggtgtaacaatgtaccgatagtaacgacaatttgattttcacgctttcttgacaaaacaaagctagtgttttgaaacagccaaaacaattcaatggtgtaatcaaaaagaaaaaaaaagtctacaacacgaggtatttccaggcggtcaaccatccaagtactgtcctcgcccgacagggtttgacttcggggatcgaacgagacccagttctttccctgtggtatgatcgtagacaggaaactttcgtaaatctttgccatatcggcgttcgcaaaggaaaatcggttaacctttgacaactataaatcacgttcaatttttagcaaaatactccaatacactaacagataaacctgttagcaaacactataggattaacctagatctggatgacctaaacaaggcaagatatccacggatgacacagagagaaACCAAACGAGTcgcggtccttttcatgtggtgtgatcgtggacaagaagcgtttgtaaatgttgacctttttcaaacaactactaactactcatcgttcataagtttgtggcttaaaaatcttttACTCTCTATATTTAATTATACTGCCCTCCTACGAGTCCATTTTAAGCGTAGTTTGTCAACGGTATAGAATGCGCGCAAAAggcaataatcgcaaaatattCACCGTTgctcaaatgtttttttttcagtccttTTATCTGCCGTACTAGTAACCGTCGTGACTGCTTAAACTTCCTATTCACTCGAATCGTGAACGCTGATAAAATTAGTTCTAACTGTATTTAGGATTGAGGACTATTATGTTGACGCCCATTCTTCAATCAATATCGAAATTTAATCACATGATAATCATCGTACCTTATAGCAAGACATTCGTAATCTTATGCTGCAGTGATATTGTTATCTTTTAGGTTTTGATGTTTAACCCTTGACAAACGTAAACTGTTAGTTGTCTACTGTTTAGCTTAGTTATACTTAGTTCTGTGTAAAAAGCTTCTCATTTAACTAAGGTTAAGTTACCAAACCGCGGTTAGCAATAACTGCAGTAAGCCTCTCTAGTGAAAACACGGGCAAAGTTTATGCCCGTGGGGGgactcccatatgaaacagacgcggatgctcgtcgtctcgcttaggggtataaattttggattttggtctcgctttgggtgttccgggcaaagcgtcaatattttaagctgtcaaggtctcgtttagggttctgCGAACAAACACCGAAATACGCgaagaaaaagtcaaattttcttttttcttttttagcagtctcttttaggggtcaaaactTGCTTAAGGCACGCCCAGATtagtctcctttaggggtcacaaaaagcttgagccacgcccagattgtctcctttaggggttaaatttaaaaattaaacgagacttccttaagttgaagtttgagtGTAATTCTACCGATTCATAGTCAGGAACGTAGGAGTTACGTGAGATTGCGCGAGCAAGCTAGATCAGTGTTTAACGAGTGAGTGGCTACACGATAATAAGTAAGGGAGGGAAAaggtaaataaagttaaaatgGGTAGGGCACGTAACTCCTACGTTCCTGACTATGAATCGGTAGAATttcaatcaaacttcaacttaaggtaagtctcgtttaatttttaaattctacCTCATCATAGTCTACGTCACTACGGAGTCACGTGAGACTTTAAAGCCATGTAGCCACGAATAGCATGCAAAACAGCACTATAACTGCAGCTATATGAAACATATTTCtttaatgaaataaatgtGCCCCAAACTCAAATGGACCTTGCTATTAGCTTGTTATCTCTTTAAGCAATTCTGATCCataatttttaacaacttgTTGTGGTTTTTTGTAAAACTTTGCAAAAGTATGACAGTTGGACCATCCTGCAGAGTCCATAATGCAGTGAATAGGGACACCTTTGGCCTCAGCTGTGCTAGTCGAAGCAGCTCTCGTGCTGTGAGCAGAGAAAGTCTTTGTGTCTATTCCAGCCTGTGAAAGAGTCTCCTTTACCCATCGTGAGAGGGTGTCCTTACTTATTGGATTAAAAGGGTTCACATAGCTCAATAGGAGCCTAGACTGGTCGTTTCTGTGTGAGGATGTTCGCCTCAGATATCCTTTAATATGTGACACAATGCACAGTGTGGGATCTTGCTCAAAGGCTACGAATTCAATTGGTTGTTGGTGTCTACCCGGTTTAGTATGTTTCAGTACTTTGGTGATGTAGAAAGTGATCTTGTTCTCTGTCATCTCCATGCTTGAGATATCAAGAGCATGAAATGTCTGTGCTCGTTGCTCAGTTAGAAGGGCCATGAGCATAACCACTTTGTGTGATAAGTCTTTCAAGGTTATCTCTTCTAGGTTAGGGAGAGAACTTAAAAATTTTAGTACAGTACTGACATCCCAAGTGCATGTGTACCGGGGTAGAGATGGTCTGTTCTCAAAGACTCCTTTCATAAATCTTTTAACTAGAGGGTGGGTACCAAATGTAGAACAATCATGAACAGTTAGAACGGAAGATAAGGCTGAACGAGCCGTATTAATACCACTATAACCAATGTTGTGAGACACCAGCTCAGCTAGGAAGTTTATTCCCTGCGTTACAGTTGTTGAAATAGGATTAAGCCCTCTGGAATCACAGTACTTTGTCCACTTATCCAAGTACGTTTGGTACTGCTTTTTGGTTCCCGTTCTCCATGATGATAGAATGGTATCTGTAGCTTCCTGTGAAAGTCCCTTACTTTGTAATTGTCCCCTGACAAGTGACATACTAGTAAGCTCAGCTTGTTGCTGAGTGGATGGACTTCTGATGGTTTGCTTGGAAGTTTCAACAGGCTTTTGGATTTCTGGAGTATTACTGGGTGTTGAATGGGCATTCGCATTGCTTTGGAGAACAAGACCTGAGTTGGCCAGTTCGGAAGAACTTCAACGCCAGATGCTTTCTCCTCCTGCAGCTTTTATAGTACTGCTGAGACAACACTAAAAGGTGGGAAggcatacaaattaatattttgccaATTAAGAGTAAAGGCATCTGTTGCTAATGCCCCAGGTTCAAGTTTGTATGATACAAATTTTTCACACTGACTATTCAGTCTTGTGGCAAACAAGTCAGTGTCTGGGGTCACATTAAGTGTCTTTAGGGCTTGTTCTAGCAATGTAGAGTCTAGCATCCATTCTTTGCTcatgtcagtttgttttctAGATTCAGCATCAGCTTCAATATTGTCTTTCCCGGCTATATGAGCTGCTGACACCCATATGTGATTTTCTATGCACCAAGCCCACAACTCAGCGGCTGCCTGGTTACATAGCTGAGAGTGGCTTGTGCCCATGTGATTGATAGAAGATACAGCTGTTGTATTGTCAATATTGATTCTAACATGATTATTGGATAATTTATGCACAAAACATTTTAGAGTAAAGAATGCTGCTTTGATTTCAAGTGCATTAATGTGCAGTGCACTTTCTGTGGGTGTCCATGGTCCACCACATTGGGTTCCATTACATGTTCCCCTCCAACCTGTTTTTGAGGCATCGGAGTAGAGATGCACATGGGGAGTTCCATGGGATATTACATTATAAGAGTCCATGATATTAGACACCCACCAGGCTATGTCCTTTTTTGCAGCCTCTGAGATTTGCATGATCTCATTGAAGTTACCTTTGCTATTTTTGAGGGCCTCTGTTTTATCAGACTCAAGCTGTCTATAATGGAGGGACCCCCACATGACACCTGGAAAGCATGATACTAACAGGCCTAGAATCCTAGCCACCAGCCTTATGGTAATTTTTCTCACTTGGAGAGCAGATTCACATTCTATCTTTACTGTACTTGCTTTCTCAGTGGTCAGTTTGATACTCATGGTTATAGAGTTCAATACAAACCCAAGGTAAGTTATTTCTTGTGTTGGGTTCAAGTGTGATTTTCCTGGGTGGATATAGAACCCCAATGTAGTGTACATTGCAATAGTATCAAGCACACTGTGAGCACATTCATCATACGTATTTCCTTGGATATAATTATCATCAATGTATGATGTTATTAAATGGCCATTTTGTCTAAGATAAGCAAACAATGGCTTTAATAATTTCGTAAACTTTCTGGGGCATAGACTCAAACCATTTGGGAAGcagaaaaatttgtatttgttgtCTTTCCACCTAAAAGTAAGGTACTTTTGATGCTCTAATTTGATAGGTACAGTGTAATAGGCATCCTTTAGATCAAGAGTTGCCATAAAACATTTGGGTGTCATTAGCTTTATGGCAGAGGCTAATGTCTCcattttaaagtgaaaattttgtatttgtttattAAGAGCTTTCAGGTTAAGGATCATTCTGTTAGTGCCATCCTTCTTTGGCCTAAGAAAAATTGGTGATATAAATTCACCATTTTCTGGGTGTGCTCTTCTTATGACACCCTTTCCCAGAAGTTTGTTAACCTCCTCATCTATAACCTGGCATTCTAGAGGAGTCAAGCCCTTTTGCGGTGGCTCATTATACTGGGTAGGTTGTGTATGAAACTCAATGGTTGTACCCATAATCATATCAAGAATTTCACTATCATTAGTGAGTGTTTTCCAGGCATCTATATACTCGGTGAGTTTGCCTGCTTTAAATGTTTCGAGTCTATGCTCCAGAAGTTTTATTAGGGAAGGTAGGATAGTGCAAAATAAACTTACATCTTCCTTTGCAGAGCTGATAGCTGTTTGTAAACTGGTTATTGTGGATTCTCCTTCTTCCCTTTGTTGTACCATGGCttctttttgttgtatttgtaGCCATGGTCTTTCCTGTGGCCTAAAAAAGGCTTGTAGCCATTGTTGTATCTCTTGTGTTCACTGCCTTGTGCCTGGGTGCAATTATTAGCAATTTTATTACACTCCTTTATGGTTTTCAGGCTATTTTGTACATCATTAACAAACAGTTGGTCGGTGACCGGTATCTGTTGATTACACAAAGAACGTAGTTCTTTATTTATAGAGGGTCTCATAAGATCCCTTCTACGCAGGGACAACTCATAGGTTGCATGACCCATGAGAGCAATGCTGTCTGTCAGTTTCCGTATTATATCAGCACTAGATTTTTTCTGAAGGAGCTCGTTGGTTACTTCGGCCACTGCGACTGTGGCTTTGATGACTGTTTTTCGTACGTTGGCCATGCGGAGGTCACGTGTTTTTTGTGGGGTTTTCAGTTTTCCCCATATTTCATGGTTGAACTCAGGGgctttcaatttttcacaaTTGCCCGGTCGGGCGTAAAGCTCAAGCTTTTCTTTGAGCTTGTTCTCGGTGAGTTTCCCAGTATACCTCTTATTGATAATATTTGCCAGGTTTTTGTTTACATCAGGCCCCGTTTGCTCGATTTCTTCGAGCAGCTCTTCGTCGTCATCTGACTCTTTGCTTTCTGTGCCTAAGATCTCGATGAGATCCGGGTCACTTTCATTTCCATTATCTGTGTTTGCATTTCCGGTGGAATTGCAATcagctttcttcttttttgatGCTGCTTGACTGACGTCCGCCGTAGTTTTCCGCTTTTGGGAAGGCACTGATTGTTGAGCGGTGCTCGGTGCCTTTGACTCGGCGTTTTGTTTATAAATCTCGTGGATCGACTCCGCCATAGCGGTAATCGACTTCTGCATGTCATGTATTGCACTCCATGGGTCTCCTTTATCGGCTGAAGTTGTATTTTCCTCTTCTATTTCCGagagaagtttgttttcatcgtcGTTCTCGTCCAAGAGGGATTTTCCCGCCGACATGTCAAAACAGTTCCTCGCCTCTTTCGTGGAGGAATATCCGCTGGTAAACCAGAACTTGAAATGAAAGCTGTAGAGTTCGTGGATAGGGTTCACTTGGAAAGTTAATCGATAGCTTTTTATGTCTAATTCAGGTGAAAAAGGGTAAAAATCTTGAAGCTTGTTACAAACCTGCAACACCGATCAAACTTTACGCACACTGATCTAGCTTGCTCGCGCAATCTCGCGTGACTCCGTAGTGACGTAGACTATGATGAGGtagaattcaaaatttccgacgagcatccccgtctgttccatgtTGGAGTCCCCCCCACCCCGGGAGTTTATGTCCAAAATCCCGAATCACCGACTGTCATACACCATTTTTGGGCTCTTACGTGGTGGCAAGGGAAACCAATCACCATTGAGCGGGGAATCCCCTGCTACAAATGCCGTTTCACTTTCAGTACCTTTCCGCCATATTCTCGTTGCTTTGTATGTGGCGTTCCTTTGAGCTTTGCGTGAAATACATTGGCCCTGATTCGATGTCGATTGAAAAGGTTGTTCAATTCAGTTTacaaaattcaatttattgTCCGAAATGTTGAGATAGTTGTAAACATGATGTCGTCAGCGAAAAGCGATAACTACGCAACAATTTCAACAGTGGATCACTTCCCACAGAACTAGAACTTGTGAACTGGGAACAGGTAAATCATGtccctaattttttttccaaaattgcttttctttaCCTTGGTAATTTCTTTGTGTGATTTTATCTCTTTTGTGGAAACTTTTTAAAGATATCAGTAAATGATTTCCTGTCCCCGCTTGGCTTCAGTTATGCGtaacttttttaaaatggatGGTGAATCTAGTATGACCATATgattaaattataattttagGAATGAAGTTATGCTTCGCCTTTGAGACATTCATTCTGTTGGGAGAAATGTTGGAAACGTATAGTTCATGAGCTGGTACCTGGATAAAGTACATTTAGtttgcctccatttcaaaaaaaagtattttacatattattgaccaagcgcgaggtcaaaaTGGCTGGATATATTGGATAAGTTCCCTTACTGCGTTTTTAttgaccgagacgaagtcgaggttcATAGCAACGCGAAAAGAGAATGTGGCCAATATCCAGCTATCGTGACCCAACTATAGCTTGGTTAATAAAGGATTTATTATGACACTCCATGCCATCATCTATCCGactttgtttttacttttgtgtTTGCCAGTTTCTGTAGCAAAATGCATTCTTGAAACTCATCAacatcttgttttcattcttgttGACACTTTCCGGcggttttctcattttctagTTCCATCCCGACAGGgaaatcacagaaaatctttttgctgtcacagaaaatattttgcaaaagaaagcTTTCGTGCAACTGCTTGAACTTTGCCGAAATGTTATTTCAGGCAGTattatcgctccatcttgtcTGCTCCGGTAGGCAATCGCAGGGCGGGATTTGGTTCATCTAGCCTGATCACAGACCTAgtcatataataaatatttatattgTTCTGTAGTTTAGAGCTGTTTTAAGGAAAgccgtaaaaaaaaagagatttcCAACAAGAATTCATACTTGTCAGAATCTCTACTTATAGACACATAAAAATACCAGCTTTTTGTTGATATGGAGATCAGTCACCTGTGTTCTGCATTTTAACTATCATAACAGCAATGAAACAACTCAGAATGGTATTTTAAATGACTTTCATTTGATATCCTGCATCATTGTTTAGAAATTCGCCCAATTAATTGCATTACATTCAtaccaaaataaatattacagGGAAAATGTGCACTGAAGCCAATGCTATGCAATTGAGCAAGTGGGAATTTTCACAGATCAAGGAAGAATGTTGTCTTATTGACACAAGTAACTTGCAAATAAGCTGCTTTTTAGCTTTACATTACAGTAATCTGCTGACCAGTGAGCTCACTTGGTAGAGCATGGGACTATCATGTAGGAGGTTGTGTGTTCAAACCTCGGCCTGACCATctctcagggtctttaaataactgaggagaagaTACTGCCTTTGTATTGACATCTGTAAATGGTTAGACTCGCTGGCCTTTTCAGATAAGGATAATATACTGTAGGTCCCATCTCATAGCACTTGTTCAAAATTACTTTGTGGAACGTCAAAGAACCCATCTACCATAGCAAAGAGTAGGGGACGTAGATCCTGGTATTGTGATCTGGTCTTGTGTCTCTTTTTCACAATTCATGGGTGAGTGGTTGAGATCAACTATGTACAAGTACAGGGGAGAGTTAGGTTTTTTTGcaaacgttggccgtgtagcaaGGAGCGActgagaaaaactctgaccggGGTGGGAAAATCCCATCCTGGTCATTTCCCATGCACCCtagtcagagtttttctctgtctttgTGTGGGCCCAATGCCACtagtagggctaacgctgaCATGGTCTGCATGGGTAGCACTTCACATTACTCTCTATAGTTAAATGAGATCAGCTATGGACTGATAGTGGCTAGTAGAGGTGCCTTTACCGGCTGACATCTGATCTCaccacacaaaaaaagaaatgttaacCACCATGAACCACGTTGGGATATGTGTGGATAATATAAAtacattaccattaccatttaCATTTCAGAacttgtattaattttattcaattatcAAAGCATGAACAAGGATTCTAAACAATTTGAAAGTCAATGTCATGGCAAttaacattttgaaatcttCATATGTCACCAAACTATACTCAGCACACAACTTTGGCATCAAAGAAGTTGTTTAGGGTCAAATTAGTGGCGTTAAATGATTACGAACTGACCTTT
This window harbors:
- the LOC141861082 gene encoding uncharacterized protein LOC141861082, yielding MSAGKSLLDENDDENKLLSEIEEENTTSADKGDPWSAIHDMQKSITAMAESIHEIYKQNAESKAPSTAQQSVPSQKRKTTADVSQAASKKKKADCNSTGNANTDNGNESDPDLIEILGTESKESDDDEELLEEIEQTGPDVNKNLANIINKRYTGKLTENKLKEKLELYARPGNCEKLKAPEFNHEIWGKLKTPQKTRDLRMANVRKTVIKATVAVAEVTNELLQKKSSADIIRKLTDSIALMGHATYELSLRRRDLMRPSINKELRSLCNQQIPVTDQLFVNDVQNSLKTIKECNKIANNCTQAQGSEHKRYNNGYKPFLGHRKDHGYKYNKKKPWYNKGKKENPQ
- the LOC141859472 gene encoding uncharacterized protein LOC141859472, with translation MGTTIEFHTQPTQYNEPPQKGLTPLECQVIDEEVNKLLGKGVIRRAHPENGEFISPIFLRPKKDGTNRMILNLKALNKQIQNFHFKMETLASAIKLMTPKCFMATLDLKDAYYTVPIKLEHQKYLTFRWKDNKYKFFCFPNGLSLCPRKFTKLLKPLFAYLRQNGHLITSYIDDNYIQGNTYDECAHSVLDTIAMYTTLGFYIHPGKSHLNPTQEITYLGFVLNSITMSIKLTTEKASTVKIECESALQVRKITIRLVARILGLLVSCFPGVMWGSLHYRQLESDKTEALKNSKGNFNEIMQISEAAKKDIAWWVSNIMDSYNVISHGTPHVHLYSDASKTGWRGTCNGTQCGGPWTPTESALHINALEIKAAFFTLKCFVHKLSNNHVRINIDNTTAVSSINHMGTSHSQLCNQAAAELWAWCIENHIWVSAAHIAGKDNIEADAESRKQTDMSKEWMLDSTLLEQALKTLNVTPDTDLFATRLNSQCEKFVSYKLEPGALATDAFTLNWQNINLYAFPPFSVVSAVL